In Rhodamnia argentea isolate NSW1041297 chromosome 5, ASM2092103v1, whole genome shotgun sequence, the DNA window AAACAGTCCTTGCAGTCGAAGATCCCAGGCTTGTCCCTCCGGTCGATGAGGCACTGGTAGCTCTTGCACTGGTACGCGTCCCACGCAATGCTGCTGTCGGGCGGGGTCGTCCACAGGGACTGTGGGAACGGGATTGGCTCCGCGTAACTGGCGGGAGTTTTCGGGTGGCATCTCCTCCTGGGGAGAGGCTCGCATCCCTTGACCATGAGCATCTGGGACAGGGCGTCATCCACAGGGCACTCGGCTCCGACCTGGTACGACATGTACTGGGCCAGCTCCTCCCTGAACATGAGGCAGGCGGCCCCTACAGGCGGGAGCACCACATCAGAGCCGACCCTAGGGGAGTGGCCGAGCGGGAGCTTGTGGGGGCCGATGGCCAGCCTCAGCTCCTCCGGCAAATTGGTGGCGCTGAAGAGGTCGGTGCGGTAGTTGGGGCCGTCGGACGAGCGCTGTTGCTCATTGAGGCGGGTGAGCTGGGTGAGGAGGGATTCGATGAGGGCGTTGGCGGAGTTGAGGTGCTGGTGGAGCTCGGCGATGCGGGAGTGAGTGGAGTAGAGCTGGGCGCGAGTGAAGTTGAGGTCGCTGATAAGAGGGGCGGTGTCGCAGGGGAGAGGCAGAGAGATGCGCTGGGTGTAGGTGGATATCCGGTTGAGGTCCAGCCTGGACGGCCAGCTGGTGAAGACGTAGACGGCGAGGACGTTGACGACGATTATGAGGGCCACCATGAACACCTTGAACTTCCTGGACTGACGGTTCTGGCTCGCCTGCTTCTTGGCATAGTCTTCGTCGCTGGCCATGTCTCGCGAGTCTCGCCTGTCTACCAAGGCGGCCTCGGCTTCTCCTGGTGAGACAGAGAGGAGGAGAGTTGGGTCAGGAGGAGCAAAGGAAGAGGAGGGTATAAAGGGAGGGTGGAATGCGGTTCAAGGAATTGAACTTGGCATGTAGCAGATGCGATCCGCCATATCAGGGAGGGATCGCAGGTTTATTACCTTGGTCTCCAAACAACAGCAACATGCTCTCGCCCTTCATTTCTGTCCTTCCGCCTACGCAAAGAGGACTCCAAATATGGAAGTTTCTTCCAACTGGGGGAGCTTTACATAGGACTCCTCGCAGCTCCTTGTGGTGTGTGGTTTCATACTGGACGGTAGCATGATCTTTTTTTCTAAAGACTAGGGTAAATTTCACTTTTGCTACTTGTGGTTTTGGTGTCTCGTTTGATGGAAATCTCGAGTACAGCCTACATTGGACGAATCAAACGAAAATAGTCGAACGAACGGACGACAACCATTGATTAATGCACTGAATGTGCACCCTACAGTCGGTATTCTCACCGGTAATAAGTAAGCGAGCATGAACCGCCTTCAAGCCACTAAATTTTCGAatttggattaatatcatgaaaaagtcCAAACTACATTTGgaacaaatttattccaagcTAATTTTCTTATCACAacaaactccaaaccgatacacttctGACAAAtatactccaaactaattttttgatcccAAAATTCTAAGCTGGTGCAtcggtgataaatttatcttccgtTAATTTcctttaaattgggttaattccctaaaaaaccctcaaaccgatacatttatgacaaacgGAGGTTAGGAACTTTAAATTAAGACACCCCATCAACTGTCACATGTCATCTAACTGGGTAATTTTACTGTAAAActtaacgaaaattaatataGGAAAAATTTGTTACAGgcgtatcggtttggagtttttgatgacaaaaaaaaaagattaactCTTTTTACTGTTGATGCCCAAAGGGACCAACTTTGACTGGGAATTTAACCATAATAAGAGCAAAAACCCGTCTCGAGAAGTGCAGACAGATTTTGACCCCTCAAATCCGTCGTTCCAAAGAACCGCCAACTCATTCTTAGAAAAGTCCAAAACCCAAATTGCACTCAATCTCCACGAGTTTGGTTGCTTCTTCTCTAATAGTCCACCACGGGCATCGAGAACTTTTTGCGTATTCTATTGCAACCGTCCTTTGGCCTTGCTCTGCAAAAgtctttcaattaaaaaagaagacatTATGAGAAGCCAAACTTTCCCATATTGTGCATTTGTACCCAACTCTTTGCTAGCCACGACTTGGGATCGGGAAGGTGCAAATATATGAATTCAAAGTGGTCAGCGGTGCTTTAGTCAAGTTCACTACAGAAAATGGGACAAAGGACAGGACCCCTTCTATATTGTTGTACAAAATTGACTATACTTTAAACGAAGAAAAGAAATCGCAAAATTGACCCTGGAAAAAGGAATCGAGATTTCTAGCTCCATCTTGCTCTTGTTGCCTATGTAGGCTGACACTCTCCGGGAGCCTTTGTTTCTGACATGCGACCAATACGTAGTCGGCGCTCTAGATACGCCGACGACATGCGAGTTTGGCAtcccgacatgtcatttcgacACGCACGGGATCACtgtatacatgataatttatgatgtgtgtgtgtgtttatata includes these proteins:
- the LOC115757552 gene encoding probable methyltransferase At1g29790; amino-acid sequence: MKGESMLLLFGDQGEAEAALVDRRDSRDMASDEDYAKKQASQNRQSRKFKVFMVALIIVVNVLAVYVFTSWPSRLDLNRISTYTQRISLPLPCDTAPLISDLNFTRAQLYSTHSRIAELHQHLNSANALIESLLTQLTRLNEQQRSSDGPNYRTDLFSATNLPEELRLAIGPHKLPLGHSPRVGSDVVLPPVGAACLMFREELAQYMSYQVGAECPVDDALSQMLMVKGCEPLPRRRCHPKTPASYAEPIPFPQSLWTTPPDSSIAWDAYQCKSYQCLIDRRDKPGIFDCKDCFHLDGREKHRWTFDNGNIDFGIDQVLATRPPGTIRIGLDIGGGSGTFAARMRERNVTIVTTTMNYDGPFNNFIASRGLISMHMTVAQRLPFFENTLDIVHSMHVLSNWIPDRMLEFTLYDIYRVLRPGGLLWLDHFFCLGPQLNRTYVPMIDGVGFKKVRWNVGRKVDRGGNEWYFSALLEKPTS